Part of the Streptomyces antimycoticus genome, CGCTGGTCCTCTTCGCGGTCGGCGGCATGCTGGTCTTCCCGTCCGCCAACGATCTGCTGACGCTCTTCGTGGCGCTGGAGGTCTTCTCCCTGCCGCTGTACGTGCTGTGCGCGCTCGCCCGGCGCCATCGCGCGCTGTCGCAGGAAGCCGCCGTCAAGTACTTCCTGCTGGGCGCCTTCTCCTCGGCGTTCCTGCTCTTCGGCATCGCCCTGCTGTACGGCTACGCGGGCACGGTCACCTACTCCGGGATCGCCGACGTCGTCGACGGCCAGGTCAGGAACGTCTCCCCGGCGCTCGCCGGGACCATGGGCAATGACGCCCTGCTGCTGATCGGCGGGGCGATGGTGCTGATGGGGCTGCTGTTCAAGATCGGCGCCGTGCCGTTCCACATGTGGACGCCCGACGTCTACCAGGGCGCCCCCACTCCCGTCACCGGCTTCATGGCGGCGGCCACCAAGGTCGCGGCCTTCGGCGCGCTGCTGCGGCTGCTGTATGTCGTACTGCCGGGGCTGCGCTGGGACTGGCGGCCGGTGATGTGGGGCGTCGCCATCGTCACCATGCTGGGCGGTGCGATCGTGGCCGTCACCCAGACCGATGTGAAGCGGCTGCTCGCGTACTCGTCGATCGCCCACGCCGGGTTCATCCTGGCCGGTGTCATCGCCACCACGCCCGACGGCGTCTCCTCCGTCCTCTTCTACCTCGCCGCCTACTCCTTCGTGACCCTCGGCGCCTTCGCGGTGGTCACGCTGGTGCGGGACGCGGGCGGCGAGGCCACCCACCTGTCCAAGTGGGCCGGGCTCGGCCGCCGTTCGCCCCTGGTGGCCGCCGTCTTCGCGGTCTTCCTGCTGGCCTTCGCCGGTATCCCGCTGACCAGCGGCTTCGCCGGGAAGTTCGCGGTCTTCAAGGCGGCGGCCGACGGCGGGGCGGGCGCGCTGGTCGTGATCGGTGTGATCTCCTCGGCGATCGCCGCGTTCTTCTACATCCGGGTGATCGTGCTGATGTTCTTCAGCGAGCCGCGCACGGACGGCCCGTCCGTGGCCGTGCCGTCCCCGCTGACCTCGTCGGCCATCGCGATCGGCGTGGCGGTCACGCTCGTCCTGGGCGTCGCCCCGCAGTACTTCCTGGACCTGGCGAGCCAGGCGGGGGTCTTCGTCCGCTAGCCCACCTCTACCCCGACCCCCCGGCCGGGCACGGACACCACGACGGTGCCCGCGCCCGGCCGGAGCGTTTCCAGCGCCTCCGGTGTTTGCGGAGCGGGGTCCAGGGCGGGGCAATTTCAGCCCCTCCGGCGATTGCGGAGCGGAGTCCGGGGCGGAGCCCCGGCCGGGGCTGGGGCGCAGCCCCTGATGCGGGAAAGGGGCGGAGTGGGGAAGGCTCGGGTACTTCTCCGCGACGACGACCGTGCCCACCCCGGGCTGCCGCTCCACCAGGAGCTCGGCGCGCAGCAGGTCGAGCGCCTGGCGCACGGTGTTGCGGGAGGCGCCGTAGCCCTGGCCGAGCGCGTCCTCCAGGGGGAGTACGCCTCCGGGGAAGCCGCCGGTGAGGACTTGGTGGCGGAGCAGATCGGCGAGTTGCCGTGCCCGGTCGGCGCGCAGCCGGCGGCGCGCGGCGGCGACCGGCGGGGCGTGCTCGCGGGGGCGTTCGGCTGGCATCGGCCGGCTCCGGGGTTTGCTGGTCGGCGGGTCGTACGGGGACCATGCCGACGGGGCCGGGCCGATGGTGTTGCCGAAGTGTTGCGCCGCCTGGCGCCGGCCTTCGTACCGCCGCTGCCTGCGGTTTCGCCGTCGCGGCGGCAAGATCTGCCACTGCGCGCGGCGGGCCCCCGGCGCGGTGGTGCGCCGGGGCCCGGGGCGCCGGACGGGGCCGGCGCGGTGGTTCAGCCGGTCGGGAGGTCGGTCGGGATGCCGCTCGGCAGATCGGTCGGGAGGCCGGAGGGGAGGGACGTCGGCAGGCCCGAGGGAAGGTCGCTGGGCGAGGTCGCCTTGACGAAGGTGTCGTTCTTGGCGAGCGCGTCCCAGTCGACCGTGAGGGTCTTGCCGTCCGCGCCCAGCGTGACCTTGCCCGCGCTGCGCTCGGTGTTGCCGTCGGCGCACTTGAGCATGAGCATCTTCCCGCCCATGTCGGCGTATTCGCCGTTGCAGATGTGCTTGCCGGCCATCAGGACGGCCTGCTTGCCGCTGATGGACAGGATGACGGCCTCGTCGCCGGACTTCGCCACATAGGTGCCGGAGACCTTCGCGTCCGCGCCCCCTCCGCCGGGGCGCTCGACGCGGAGGAGGGGCCGTTGGAGGTGTCCTTCTTGTCGTCGTCTCCGTCACTGCCACATGCGGTCAGTAGCAGGGCGGCCGCCGCCACCGTGCCGGCGATGCCCACTGCCTTGTTCACGTGTCTCTCCTCGATCGTCAGGGCGGGAGCACGACAAATTAGCAGCCCGGGTCAGGGCGTGGCCGGGACGACCTGGCCGGTCACCTCGCCCAGCCCGATACGGACCCCCTGCGGGCCCGGCGCCCAGGCCGTGATGGTCACTTCGTCACCGTCCTCCAGGAACGTCCGGGTGGAGTCGGGGAGCCGCAGGGACCGGCGGCCTCCCCAGGTGAGTTCGAGGAGACAGCCGAGCTCGTCCGGGCGGGGACCGCTGACCGTGCCGGAGGCGAAGACGTCGCCGGTGCGCAGCGAGGCGCCGTTGACCGTCAGATGCGCGAGCTGCTGGGCCGCGGTCCAGTACATGGCGGAGAAGGGCGGGCGGGAGACCGTGTGGCCGTTGAGGGCGACCTCGAGACGCAGATCGAGCCCGCCGGGCTCGGCGGCGCTGTCGTCCAGGTAGGGGAGGAGCGGGACGTCGCGGGCGGGCGGGCTGGTGCGGGCCGCGGTGAGGGCCTCCAGCGGGGTGACCCACGCGGCGAGGGAGGTGGCGAAGGACTTGCCGAGGAACGGGCCGAGCGGGCGGTACTCCCATGCCTGGATGTCGCGTGCGGACCAGTCGTTGAGCAGACAGACACCGAAGACGTGGTCGTGGAACCCGGAGAGGCCCACCGGTGTATTCACAGTAGAAGGGGCGCCGACGACGAAGGCCACCTCCGCTTCGAAGTCGAGGCGCAGGGAGGGGCCGAAGACCGGAGTGGGGGAGGAAGCGTGTGGTGGTGCGGAGGTATCGGCCGGGGGCAGGTGCTGGCCCTGCGGGCGGACGATGGGCGTGCCCGAGACGAGGAGGGTGCCGGCCCGGCCGTGGTAGCCGATCGGCATGTGCTTCCAGTTGGGGCTGAGCGCTTCGCCGTCGGGGCGGAAGATCCTGCCCGTGTTGGTGGCGTGGTGCTCGCTCGCATAGAAGTCGGCGTAGTCGGCCACCTCGAAGGGGAGATGGAGCGCGACGGTGGGGAGGGGATGCATCAGCGGCTCGATGGTCGACCGGTGCGCGGGGTCGGTGAGCCAGTCGAGCACCTCGGCGCGGACGGCCTGCCAGACCGGGCGGCCCGCGGCCATCAGCGGGTTGAGGGTGTCGGCGCCCAGCTGTTCGGCGTGCGGAGAGGCGGCGGCGGCCGCGGCGGCGCCGGCGTCCAGCACATGGTTTCCGTAGCGCACCCCGATTTTCCGCAGATGAGGAGCGTGCGGCGTGGTGAAGACGCCATAGGGGAGGTTGTGCGGGCCGAAGGGGTCGCCTTCGGGCAGGTCCAGCGGGGATCGCTGCGGCATCGGGGCTGCCTCGCCTTCTCCTGGTCACTGCTGGGGGTGCAGCACACCCTAAGGCGAGGGGAGTGCGGGGAGAAAAGAAAGGTGGCACCGTGTCGGCTACCCCCTAAAGAGATGGCAATGTCCGGAAAATCCTTGCTGGAGGCGGCGATTCCGAAGTAGCGTCCTTGCTCGGGGTCACGCACAGTGGGGGGGCCACTGCGCTGCGGTGACCAAGGGGGGCTCGTGGCGAGCAGTGCCGTGCCATTCGCGGTGGACCGTTCCGTACCCGCTCTGGTCGTGAAGATCGGCCACTATCCGCTGCATCACGGTGGCGTCGGGGCCATCCGTTCCCTGGGGCGTCTCGGGGTCCCCATGTACGCGGTCACCGAGGACCGTTGGACCCCGGCGGCGCTCTCGCGCTATCTGGCGAGGGCCTTCATCTGGCCGACCACCGGCAGCGAGCGGCCGGAGCGGCTGGTGGAGGGGCTGCTGCGGATAGGGCGGGCGATCGGCCGGCCGACGGTCCTGCTGCCGACGGACGAAGAGGCGGCGGTGCTGATCGCCGAGCACGCGGATCGGCTCGCCGGGGAGGGCGGCTTCCTCTTCCCGCGCGCCGAGCCGGAGTTGCCCAGGCGGCTGGCGAGCAAGCAGGGGCTGCACGAGCTGTGCGTCAAGCACAGGGTGCCCACGCCCGAGGGCGTCTTCCCCGACACCTATGCCGACGTCAAGGCCTTCGCGGCGAGCGCGCGGTTCCCGGTGGTCGCCAAGAACCGGGAGGCGTTCGAACGGCGGAAGAAGCCCGCGGTGGGCGGCACCACCCGGATCGAGGGCCCAAGGGAGCTGATGGAGCTGGCGCGGCGGTGGGGACCGCGGCCCGGGGTGGTGCTGCAGGAGTATCTGCCGCGCGAGGAGGCCGAGGACTGGATCGTGCATGGGTACTTCGACGCGGGGAGCACACCGCTGGCGATGTTCACCGGGGTCAAGGTGCGGTCCTGGCCGCCGCACGCGGGGATGACGGCCTGCGCCTATGTGGTGGATAACGAGGAGCTGGCGCGGATGGCGGCTCAGTTCGTCCAGCGGATCGGCTTCAGCGGCATCGTCGATCTGGACTGGCGCTTCGACCGGCGCGACGGGCGGTACAAGCTGCTGGACTTCAATCCGCGGATGGGCGCCCAGTTCCGGCTCTTCGAGAGCGCGATGGGGATCGATGTCGTCCGGGCCCAGCATCTCGATCTGACGGGGCGCGCGGTCCCGGGGGCCGGGCAGCGGCCGGACCGCCGGTTCACGGTCGAGAACATCGACCTGCCCGCGCTGCTCGCCTATCGCCGCAGTGGATACACCACCCCGCACGCCCCGGCGAGGGCGAGCGGGACCGAGCTCGCCTGGGCCGCGCGGGACGACATGAAGCCGTTCTTCACCATGCTGGCCCGCTCGCTGCGGCCCGGCGCGGCCCAGCTCTACCGGCTGTGGCGCGCCAAGTGAACGCTGAACACCTTGGGGGATTCATGAACGATCCGGTAGTGGTCATCGGGGCCGGTCCGTACGGTCTGTCGACCGCCGCTCATCTGCGCGCCCGCGGGCTGCCGGTCCGTGTCTTCGGGGATCCGATGGTGAGCTGGCGCGAGCGGATGCCCGCGGGCATGCTGCTCAAGTCCACACCGGTCGCCTCGAACATCGACGCACCGCAGCCCGGGCACACCCTGCTGGACTTCTGCCATGCGATGGGCGGCCCGCGCTATGAGTCGGACTGGGACCTGATCCCCGTCGAGACCTTCTCCGCCTATGGACTGTGGTTCCAGGAGCGGCTGGTGCCGGAGCTGGAGCGGGTGCGGGTGGTCTCGGTCGACCGGCGGGGCGGCCGGTTCGAGCTGAAGCTGGACTCGGGGAGCAGGTCACGGCGCGCGCCGTCGTCGTCGCCAGCGGCCTCAGCGGGCTCGCCCACTCCCCCGTGAGCTGGCCGCCGCCGTACCGGACGGGCCCGCTCCCGGCGGCCCCGTCTCGCACAGTTCGCAACACCGTGACCTCGGGCGCTTCCAGGGGCGTGAGGTGGTGGTCGTCGGGGCCGGGCAGTCGGCGCTGGAGAGCGCGGTGCTGCTGGCCGAGGCGGGCGCCGCCGTGCGGGTGGTGGCCCGCGGGCCGCGCGCGGTCGCCTTCGGCGCCCCGCCGGACCACCAGCCCAGGCTGCGGCCCGAGTCGCCGTTCGGCCGCGCCTGGTCGCTGTACGCGCTGTCGCACCACGCCGTGGGCTTCCGGCGGCTGCCCGCACCGGCCCGGGAGTATCTGGTCCGCAGGGTGCTGGGGCCCAAGGGCGCCTGGTGGCTGAGGGATCGGTTCGCCGGGCGGGTGCGGGTCACCCAGGGGCGGCAGATCAGCCGGGTCACGGTGCGGGCCGACGGCCGGCCGGTGGTCAGCCTGCGCGGGGGCGGCCGGGTCGGTGAGCTGGCCGCCGACCATGTGATGGCCGCGACGGGCTACCGGATGAGCGTCGCCGCGCTGGACTTCCTCGGGCCCGGGCTCCGCTCCGAGTTGGTCACCGGCGCCGGGGGACCCTGGCTCGATGCCGGATACGGCTCCGCGGTCCCCGGGCTGTACTTCACGGGGCTGCCCGCGGCGGCGAGTTTCGGCCCGGTGATGCGGTTCGTCTGCGGCACGGAGTACGCGTCGCCACGGCTGGCGAAGGCGGTGGCCGCCGCGCACGGATGAGCGGCCGCCGAGCCCGCGGCCATCGGCCCGCCCCGGCCGATGGCTTGCCCTGGGGGATGGCCCGCCCTGGCGGATGGCTTGCCCTGGTCTCTGGCCCGACCCGGCCCCTGGCCCGACCCGGCCGTTGGCCTTCCCCGGCCGACGCCCGTCCCCGGTGCGGCCCGTGCCCGTGCCCGGGCCCGTTGACCGGTCAGCGGGCCGGGCCGGTTGACCCGTCAGCGGGCCGGGTTGGCCGACTTGTCGGGGGCCGGAGGATGAATGATCTGCTGCGATCGCGGTACTGCGATGTGAAGTAACCGGTTCGGGAGAGAACGGTGAGAGGCGCACAAGGCGGGAAGGCGCCCACAGTGATCGATACCCGACCGGATACGCTGCCTGTTGGTGGAGGCAGCGACACGTCGACATTCGCGTCATTCGTAGGCAGACAGGAGTACCCCGTGAGCTTCGTCGGGCCCTTGGGGCTGAGCGTGCGGGACCGGACTCTGGAAGCCGACACCCAGGCCGGGCTGACGGCGGTCGAAGAGGGCCTGCTGGAGGCCACCAAGAGCGATGTGCCCTTCATCACCGAGGCCGCCCAGCATCTGGTGCGGGCCGGTGGGAAGCGGTTCCGGCCCCTGCTGGTGCTGCTGGCCGCACAGTTCGGCGATCCTCACGCACCCGGAGTGGTGCCCTCGGCCGTGGTCGTCGAGCTCACCCATCTGGCGACGCTCTACCACGACGATGTGATGGACGAGGCGGAGGTGCGCCGCGGCGTCTCCAGCGCCAACGTCCGCTGGGGCAACTCGGTGGCGGTCCTCACCGGCGACTTCCTCTTCGCCCGGGCCTCGCACATCC contains:
- a CDS encoding carboxylate--amine ligase — encoded protein: MASSAVPFAVDRSVPALVVKIGHYPLHHGGVGAIRSLGRLGVPMYAVTEDRWTPAALSRYLARAFIWPTTGSERPERLVEGLLRIGRAIGRPTVLLPTDEEAAVLIAEHADRLAGEGGFLFPRAEPELPRRLASKQGLHELCVKHRVPTPEGVFPDTYADVKAFAASARFPVVAKNREAFERRKKPAVGGTTRIEGPRELMELARRWGPRPGVVLQEYLPREEAEDWIVHGYFDAGSTPLAMFTGVKVRSWPPHAGMTACAYVVDNEELARMAAQFVQRIGFSGIVDLDWRFDRRDGRYKLLDFNPRMGAQFRLFESAMGIDVVRAQHLDLTGRAVPGAGQRPDRRFTVENIDLPALLAYRRSGYTTPHAPARASGTELAWAARDDMKPFFTMLARSLRPGAAQLYRLWRAK
- the fahA gene encoding fumarylacetoacetase — protein: MPQRSPLDLPEGDPFGPHNLPYGVFTTPHAPHLRKIGVRYGNHVLDAGAAAAAAASPHAEQLGADTLNPLMAAGRPVWQAVRAEVLDWLTDPAHRSTIEPLMHPLPTVALHLPFEVADYADFYASEHHATNTGRIFRPDGEALSPNWKHMPIGYHGRAGTLLVSGTPIVRPQGQHLPPADTSAPPHASSPTPVFGPSLRLDFEAEVAFVVGAPSTVNTPVGLSGFHDHVFGVCLLNDWSARDIQAWEYRPLGPFLGKSFATSLAAWVTPLEALTAARTSPPARDVPLLPYLDDSAAEPGGLDLRLEVALNGHTVSRPPFSAMYWTAAQQLAHLTVNGASLRTGDVFASGTVSGPRPDELGCLLELTWGGRRSLRLPDSTRTFLEDGDEVTITAWAPGPQGVRIGLGEVTGQVVPATP
- the nuoN gene encoding NADH-quinone oxidoreductase subunit NuoN — encoded protein: MTHAATVHSLWTTAAAAPDKIPSPDIEYGQLSPTLIVLGAAIVGVLIEALLPRRQRYVAQVFVSVVALAAAFAAVIGLAAGDYGTSKAHVAAMGAIAVDGPALFLQGTILLVALVAVFTFAERRLDPLVHGNRVDSFAAQAAAVPGGDAEKAAVKAGFTTTEVFPLVLFAVGGMLVFPSANDLLTLFVALEVFSLPLYVLCALARRHRALSQEAAVKYFLLGAFSSAFLLFGIALLYGYAGTVTYSGIADVVDGQVRNVSPALAGTMGNDALLLIGGAMVLMGLLFKIGAVPFHMWTPDVYQGAPTPVTGFMAAATKVAAFGALLRLLYVVLPGLRWDWRPVMWGVAIVTMLGGAIVAVTQTDVKRLLAYSSIAHAGFILAGVIATTPDGVSSVLFYLAAYSFVTLGAFAVVTLVRDAGGEATHLSKWAGLGRRSPLVAAVFAVFLLAFAGIPLTSGFAGKFAVFKAAADGGAGALVVIGVISSAIAAFFYIRVIVLMFFSEPRTDGPSVAVPSPLTSSAIAIGVAVTLVLGVAPQYFLDLASQAGVFVR
- a CDS encoding PT domain-containing protein, coding for MAKSGDEAVILSISGKQAVLMAGKHICNGEYADMGGKMLMLKCADGNTERSAGKVTLGADGKTLTVDWDALAKNDTFVKATSPSDLPSGLPTSLPSGLPTDLPSGIPTDLPTG